A single genomic interval of Hydractinia symbiolongicarpus strain clone_291-10 chromosome 8, HSymV2.1, whole genome shotgun sequence harbors:
- the LOC130654361 gene encoding uncharacterized protein LOC130654361 isoform X2, with amino-acid sequence MNRIYVYLLFVISILVKKFCIFMESWKCHGIRRLLKIKAPLDCNTMAPKNKQPLQKGTKAPATDTPSEQPCCSSTPQSGSTAKQWASMGKEALLLLANSLNIHTRGKSLLNIVELLMAHFTSATRIGDSDLPQQHVVTELSSDDAKISNASGEEIPLHKTIPSSKVHKASNKRVLFKRKNTTFDNLKKDLFDFVRTEIRSQVEANQLNHLNLTVPTTSLGHHYTAPSLLSSCSCVRPAGSLDPILDQDGADAVAVPQPTDEAVRIEAPLLSSHIPQAHCSVPSLPAVPKAVLEKIKRLEYVNLELLLPPSLNSSFVPDDEGEYDLNVRTADGVPRLSLSRNVSGRSRIKDFASWCLAWSNYLRCLIYFYPHLATQLVTYQTLVTQFANQYVFSAVCAFDKLHRLQLANDSLQRWDQLDDLLVTQHLRGAPLLTKSYTSSTSTRTSYACFSCGQQGHFATNCPRSSSTGGLGPTFRNASQHLPASSFHQVRFPSTLRVCWRFNRGMSCSNPCPFPHKCPHCSKNHPGHRCSFRPSQPSTQ; translated from the exons ATGAACCGCATTTATGTTTATTTGCTCTTCGTGATATCAATCCTGGTGaagaaattttgtatttttatggaGAGTTGGAAATGCCATGGTATAAGGAG GTTGTTGAAGATTAAAGCTCCTCTGGACTGCAACACTATGGcacctaaaaataaacaacctcTTCAAAAAGGCACTAAAGCACCAGCAACCGACACGCCCAGTGAACAACCATGCTGCTCATCCACACCCCAGTCTGGTAGCACAGCTAAACAGTGGGCCTCTATGGGCAAGGAAGCGCTCCTTCTACTGGCCAACTCCTTAAACATCCACACCAGAGGGAAATCTCTTCTGAATATTGTTGAGCTTTTGATGGCTCATTTTACCAGTGCAACACGTATTGGAGATAGCGACCTTCCCCAGCAACACGTGGTCACTGAATTATCCTCTGATGATGCCAAAATCAGCAATGCCTCTGGTGAGGAAATTCCTTTGCACAAAACCATACCTTCGTCTAAAGTTCACAAAGCCTCGAATAAACGAGTCCTGTTCAAAcgaaaaaatacaacttttgacaatttaaaaaaggacCTATTTGATTTTGTCCGCACGGAAATTCGTAGCCAAGTAGAGGCTAACCAATTAAATCATTTGAATTTAACTGTACCAACCACGTCTTTGGGGCACCATTACactgcgccatctttgttgtccTCGTGCTCTTGTGTTCGGCCCGCCGGCTCTTTGGACCCAATTCTTGATCAAGATGGCGCGGATGCTGTTGCGGTTCCTCAGCCTACAGATGAAGCTGTGCGCATTGAGGCCCCTTTGTTGTCTTCTCACATCCCCCAGGCCCACTGTTCTGTACCTTCGCTGCCCGCCGTACCTAAGGCTGTTTTGGAGAAAATTAAGCGTTTGGAGTATGTTAATTTAGAACTACTCCTCCCACCATCCTTAAATTCGTCGTTTGTCCCCGATGACGAGGGTGAGTACGACCTCAATGTCAGAACTGCAGATGGAGTCCCCCGACTCTCGCTAAGCAGGAATGTCTCGGGTAGGTCTCGGATTAAGGACTTTGCCTCCTGGTGCCTTGCATGGAGCAACTATCTACGTtgccttatttatttttatccccATCTTGCCACACAGCTGGTCACCTATCAAACTCTAGTCACCCAGTTTGCCAACCAATACGTCTTCTCCGCTGTGTGTGCCTTCGACAAACTGCATCGGCTACAGTTAGCTAATGATTCTCTGCAGAGATGGGACCAGCTTGACGATTTGCTCGTTACGCAACACTTGAGAGGGGCTCCATTGTTAACTAAGTCATACACCTCCTCCACCTCCACCAGAACTTCTTACGCATGTTTTAGTTGTGGTCAGCAAGGACATTTTGCTACGAATTGCCCCCGGTCTTCCAGTACAGGTGGGTTAGGCCCCACGTTTCGGAATGCTTCCCAGCATCTTCCCGCAAGCAGCTTCCACCAGGTTCGATTTCCATCAACTCTCAGGGTGTGCTGGCGGTTCAATAGAGGCATGTCATGTTCCAATCCATGTCCCTTTCCACACAAGTGCCCCCATTGCTCTAAAAACCACCCAGGGCACCGTTGCTCATTTAGGCCCTCTCAGCCAAGTacccaataa
- the LOC130654361 gene encoding uncharacterized protein LOC130654361 isoform X1, translated as MTAILVNDSRYFPNSAMKKIVSYNEPHLCLFALRDINPGEEILYFYGELEMPWYKEIKAPLDCNTMAPKNKQPLQKGTKAPATDTPSEQPCCSSTPQSGSTAKQWASMGKEALLLLANSLNIHTRGKSLLNIVELLMAHFTSATRIGDSDLPQQHVVTELSSDDAKISNASGEEIPLHKTIPSSKVHKASNKRVLFKRKNTTFDNLKKDLFDFVRTEIRSQVEANQLNHLNLTVPTTSLGHHYTAPSLLSSCSCVRPAGSLDPILDQDGADAVAVPQPTDEAVRIEAPLLSSHIPQAHCSVPSLPAVPKAVLEKIKRLEYVNLELLLPPSLNSSFVPDDEGEYDLNVRTADGVPRLSLSRNVSGRSRIKDFASWCLAWSNYLRCLIYFYPHLATQLVTYQTLVTQFANQYVFSAVCAFDKLHRLQLANDSLQRWDQLDDLLVTQHLRGAPLLTKSYTSSTSTRTSYACFSCGQQGHFATNCPRSSSTGGLGPTFRNASQHLPASSFHQVRFPSTLRVCWRFNRGMSCSNPCPFPHKCPHCSKNHPGHRCSFRPSQPSTQ; from the exons ATGACAGCAATACTGGTAAACGACTCAAGATACTTTCCTAACTctgcaatgaaaaaaattgtgtctTACAATGAACCGCATTTATGTTTATTTGCTCTTCGTGATATCAATCCTGGTGaagaaattttgtatttttatggaGAGTTGGAAATGCCATGGTATAAGGAG ATTAAAGCTCCTCTGGACTGCAACACTATGGcacctaaaaataaacaacctcTTCAAAAAGGCACTAAAGCACCAGCAACCGACACGCCCAGTGAACAACCATGCTGCTCATCCACACCCCAGTCTGGTAGCACAGCTAAACAGTGGGCCTCTATGGGCAAGGAAGCGCTCCTTCTACTGGCCAACTCCTTAAACATCCACACCAGAGGGAAATCTCTTCTGAATATTGTTGAGCTTTTGATGGCTCATTTTACCAGTGCAACACGTATTGGAGATAGCGACCTTCCCCAGCAACACGTGGTCACTGAATTATCCTCTGATGATGCCAAAATCAGCAATGCCTCTGGTGAGGAAATTCCTTTGCACAAAACCATACCTTCGTCTAAAGTTCACAAAGCCTCGAATAAACGAGTCCTGTTCAAAcgaaaaaatacaacttttgacaatttaaaaaaggacCTATTTGATTTTGTCCGCACGGAAATTCGTAGCCAAGTAGAGGCTAACCAATTAAATCATTTGAATTTAACTGTACCAACCACGTCTTTGGGGCACCATTACactgcgccatctttgttgtccTCGTGCTCTTGTGTTCGGCCCGCCGGCTCTTTGGACCCAATTCTTGATCAAGATGGCGCGGATGCTGTTGCGGTTCCTCAGCCTACAGATGAAGCTGTGCGCATTGAGGCCCCTTTGTTGTCTTCTCACATCCCCCAGGCCCACTGTTCTGTACCTTCGCTGCCCGCCGTACCTAAGGCTGTTTTGGAGAAAATTAAGCGTTTGGAGTATGTTAATTTAGAACTACTCCTCCCACCATCCTTAAATTCGTCGTTTGTCCCCGATGACGAGGGTGAGTACGACCTCAATGTCAGAACTGCAGATGGAGTCCCCCGACTCTCGCTAAGCAGGAATGTCTCGGGTAGGTCTCGGATTAAGGACTTTGCCTCCTGGTGCCTTGCATGGAGCAACTATCTACGTtgccttatttatttttatccccATCTTGCCACACAGCTGGTCACCTATCAAACTCTAGTCACCCAGTTTGCCAACCAATACGTCTTCTCCGCTGTGTGTGCCTTCGACAAACTGCATCGGCTACAGTTAGCTAATGATTCTCTGCAGAGATGGGACCAGCTTGACGATTTGCTCGTTACGCAACACTTGAGAGGGGCTCCATTGTTAACTAAGTCATACACCTCCTCCACCTCCACCAGAACTTCTTACGCATGTTTTAGTTGTGGTCAGCAAGGACATTTTGCTACGAATTGCCCCCGGTCTTCCAGTACAGGTGGGTTAGGCCCCACGTTTCGGAATGCTTCCCAGCATCTTCCCGCAAGCAGCTTCCACCAGGTTCGATTTCCATCAACTCTCAGGGTGTGCTGGCGGTTCAATAGAGGCATGTCATGTTCCAATCCATGTCCCTTTCCACACAAGTGCCCCCATTGCTCTAAAAACCACCCAGGGCACCGTTGCTCATTTAGGCCCTCTCAGCCAAGTacccaataa